A single Ciona intestinalis chromosome 14, KH, whole genome shotgun sequence DNA region contains:
- the LOC778624 gene encoding beta-1,3-N-acetylglucosaminyltransferase lunatic fringe, with amino-acid sequence MFRKFKLVLLGVLCICTLLYLSKKLIYPSSSDVTYIPIGKGGTFGDVKVFVNPVDDGKVTLEDIFISVRTSRKFHESRIDPIVKTWFNLAREQTYIFTDGDDDKLNETTGGHVINTHCGRDYNRSHLSCKTGTVYDTYLASGKKWWCRFDDDNYVNPRRVVHLVNGYNWTQDICIGKLSVPFFTTDYHGHSEIYQFAHGGAGCCISRPLALKMKPWCGREELVVTTREAGMQEDCALGFIITNRLKINLTLTDLLHSTRESLEDLNPDTLHEQASIGQSPGNTVNLDKVKNVKIFNHDVDPTRFITLHCFLFPTANICKI; translated from the coding sequence atgttTCGAAAGTTCAAGTTAGTCTTGTTAGGAGTGCTATGTATATGCACGCTGCTCTATCtttccaaaaaattaatataccCTAGCAGCAGTGACGTTACATATATACCTATTGGTAAAGGAGGAACTTTTGGGgatgtaaaagtttttgtcaACCCAGTGGACGATGGTAAAGTAACTTTAGAGGATATTTTCATCAGCGTAAGAACAAGCAGAAAATTTCACGAATCCCGAATTGACCCAATCGTTAAGACTTGGTTCAATCTGGCGAGGGAGCAGACGTACATTTTCACAGACGGTGATGACGACAAGCTAAACGAAACAACTGGAGGTCATGTTATAAACACACACTGTGGACGAGATTACAATAGATCACATTTAAGCTGTAAAACTGGAACTGTGTACGATACATATTTAGCTAGTGGTAAAAAGTGGTGGTGCCGATTTGACGACGATAATTACGTCAATCCACGACGGGTGGTCCATCTTGTGAATGGTTATAATTGGACACAAGACATTTGCATTGGTAAACTAAGCGTTCCATTTTTTACAACAGACTATCATGGTCACTCTGAGATATATCAGTTTGCCCATGGCGGTGCTGGCTGTTGTATTTCCCGACCATTGGCCTTGAAAATGAAACCGTGGTGTGGAAGAGAAGAACTGGTTGTGACTACAAGGGAAGCGGGCATGCAAGAAGATTGCGCTTTGGGTTTCATTATAACCAACcgtttgaaaataaacttgaCACTAACAGACCTTTTGCATTCTACAAGAGAGTCACTCGAAGATTTAAACCCAGACACTCTACATGAGCAAGCAAGCATAGGACAAAGCCCGGGTAACACAGTGAATTTGGACAAAGTGAAGAATGTAAAGATATTTAACCATGATGTAGACCCAACACGTTTTATTACTCTTcattgttttctctttcctaCTGCTAATATATGCAAAATATAG